One bacterium genomic region harbors:
- a CDS encoding ORF6N domain-containing protein, with amino-acid sequence AVKRNEDRFPTDFMFQLEDREVVALRSQIGISKEGTIFLRS; translated from the coding sequence GCCGTGAAGCGCAATGAAGACCGATTCCCCACAGATTTCATGTTTCAGTTAGAAGATCGAGAGGTTGTAGCTTTGAGATCCCAAATTGGGATCTCAAAGGAAGGCACCATCTTTCTTAGAAGTTAG